One window of the Pseudomonas lurida genome contains the following:
- a CDS encoding carbohydrate ABC transporter permease — MNTTPKNRLANPGWFLVSPSVALLLLWMIVPLGMTLYFSLIRYNLLYPGENQFVGLENFTYFITDSGFLPGATNTLLLVGSVLLISVVFGVLISALLEASEFFGRGLVRVLLISPFFIMPTVGALIWKNLIFHPVSGILAAVWKLFGAEPVDWLAHYPLLSIIIIVSWQWLPFAILLLMTAMQSLDQEQKEAARLDGAGAIAIFWHLTLPHLARPIAVVVMIETIFLLSVFAEIFTTTNGGPGYASTNLAYLIYNQALVQFDVGMASAGGLIAVVIANIAAIILVRMIGKNLTDKP, encoded by the coding sequence ATGAATACAACACCCAAAAACCGCCTGGCCAACCCCGGCTGGTTCCTCGTCAGCCCCTCGGTGGCCTTGCTGCTGCTGTGGATGATCGTGCCGCTGGGCATGACCCTGTACTTTTCGCTGATCCGCTACAACCTACTCTACCCCGGCGAAAACCAATTCGTGGGCCTGGAGAACTTCACCTATTTCATCACCGACTCAGGCTTCCTGCCCGGCGCCACCAATACCCTGTTGCTGGTCGGCAGCGTGCTGTTGATCAGCGTAGTGTTCGGCGTGTTGATCAGCGCCCTGCTCGAAGCCAGTGAGTTCTTCGGCCGTGGCCTGGTGCGGGTGTTGTTGATCTCGCCGTTCTTCATCATGCCCACGGTCGGTGCGCTGATCTGGAAGAACCTGATTTTCCACCCGGTGTCGGGGATTCTCGCCGCCGTGTGGAAGCTGTTCGGCGCCGAGCCGGTGGACTGGCTCGCACACTATCCGTTGCTGTCGATCATCATCATTGTGTCGTGGCAGTGGTTGCCGTTCGCGATCCTGCTGCTGATGACCGCCATGCAGTCCCTCGACCAGGAACAAAAGGAAGCCGCGCGCCTGGACGGTGCCGGTGCCATCGCGATCTTCTGGCACCTGACCCTGCCCCACCTGGCCCGCCCGATTGCGGTGGTGGTGATGATCGAAACCATCTTCCTGCTCTCGGTGTTCGCCGAAATCTTCACCACCACCAACGGTGGCCCCGGCTATGCGTCCACCAACCTCGCCTACCTGATCTACAACCAGGCGCTGGTGCAGTTCGACGTGGGCATGGCCTCGGCGGGCGGTTTGATTGCCGTGGTCATCGCCAATATCGCGGCGATCATCCTGGTGCGGATGATCGGCAAAAACCTGACTGACAAGCCTTGA
- a CDS encoding ABC transporter substrate-binding protein → MTTCMTLSAVSFGAQTLTIATVNNSDMIRMQKLSKTFETEHPDIKLNWVVLEENVLRQRLTTDIATQGGQFDVLTIGMYEAALWGAKGWLEPMKDLPASYDLDDVFPSVRDGLSVKGSLYALPFYAESSITYYRTDLFKDAGLTMPEHPTWSQIGEFAAKLTDKTKEQYGLCLRGKAGWGENMALITTLANGYGARWFDEKWQPEFNGPEWKDALTFYVDNMKKSGPPGASSNGFNENLALFNSGKCAIWVDASVAGSFVTDKTQSKVADHVGFTFAPHEKTDKGTSWLYSWSLAIPTSSKAKDAAKVFTSWATSKEYGELVAKTDGIANVPPGTRKSTYSDEYMKAAPFAKVTLESLKVADPTKPTLKPVPYIGIQLVTIPEFQAIGTQVGKFFSGALTGQQTVDAALTAAQTTTEREMKRAGYPK, encoded by the coding sequence ATGACCACCTGCATGACCCTCAGCGCCGTCAGCTTTGGCGCGCAGACCCTGACCATTGCCACCGTCAACAACAGCGACATGATCCGCATGCAAAAGCTCTCGAAAACCTTCGAGACCGAGCATCCGGACATCAAGCTCAACTGGGTGGTACTCGAAGAAAACGTGCTGCGCCAGCGCCTGACCACCGACATCGCCACTCAGGGCGGGCAGTTCGATGTGTTGACCATTGGCATGTACGAAGCTGCACTCTGGGGCGCCAAGGGCTGGCTGGAGCCTATGAAGGACCTGCCGGCGTCCTACGACCTCGACGATGTATTCCCTTCAGTGCGTGACGGTCTGTCCGTCAAGGGTTCGCTGTACGCCCTGCCGTTCTACGCCGAAAGCTCGATCACCTATTACCGCACCGACCTGTTCAAGGACGCCGGGCTGACCATGCCCGAGCACCCGACCTGGAGCCAGATCGGCGAATTCGCGGCCAAACTCACTGACAAGACCAAAGAGCAGTACGGCCTGTGCCTGCGCGGCAAAGCCGGTTGGGGTGAGAACATGGCACTGATCACCACCCTGGCCAACGGCTACGGTGCACGCTGGTTCGATGAAAAGTGGCAACCTGAATTCAACGGGCCTGAATGGAAGGACGCGCTGACCTTCTACGTCGACAACATGAAGAAGTCTGGCCCACCGGGCGCTTCCAGCAACGGCTTCAACGAAAACCTGGCGCTGTTCAACAGCGGCAAGTGCGCCATCTGGGTGGACGCCAGCGTGGCCGGCTCGTTCGTGACCGACAAGACCCAGAGCAAAGTGGCTGACCATGTCGGCTTCACTTTTGCCCCCCACGAGAAGACCGACAAGGGCACTTCGTGGCTGTACTCCTGGAGCCTGGCCATTCCGACCAGTTCCAAGGCCAAGGATGCCGCCAAGGTATTCACCAGTTGGGCAACGTCCAAGGAATATGGCGAGCTGGTGGCCAAGACCGACGGTATTGCCAACGTACCGCCAGGCACACGCAAATCCACCTACAGCGACGAATACATGAAGGCGGCACCGTTCGCCAAAGTGACCCTCGAATCGCTGAAAGTCGCGGACCCGACCAAACCGACCCTCAAGCCGGTGCCTTATATCGGTATCCAGTTGGTCACCATTCCTGAATTTCAGGCGATTGGTACCCAGGTCGGCAAGTTCTTCTCGGGCGCATTGACCGGCCAGCAGACGGTGGATGCTGCACTGACCGCCGCCCAGACCACCACCGAGCGTGAAATGAAGCGGGCGGGTTATCCCAAATAA
- the xylB gene encoding xylulokinase, with protein MTQQNLFLGIDCGTQGTKAIVLDASSGQVLGLGAAAHTLISGANGRREQHTQEWLDAFTEATHRALQQAGVDGQDILGIGVSGQQHGLVLLDDQGHVLRPAKLWCDTETAPENDRLLAYLGGENGSLERLGVAIAPGYTVSKLLWTREQHPDIFARIAHILLPHDYLNYWLTGRAVAEYGDASGTGYFNVRSREWDVALLRHIDPSGRLEHALPQLIEADQTVGTVLPAIAERLGINPNAIVSSGGGDNMMGAIGTGNIAPGVITMSLGSSGTVYAFADQPNVSPQASVATFCSSSGGWLPLICTMNLTNATGVIRELFDLDLAAFNTLVEHAPIGADGVSMLPFLNGERVPALPHATGSLHGLTMTNLTRANLCRAVVEGTTFGLRYGLDLLRQTGLQSQSIRLIGGGSKSPVWRQMVADIMNTEVICTEQSEAAALGAAIQAAWSQSGESLASLCDKCVSVDPASRTLPVAASVSAYQQAYERYQQHVATL; from the coding sequence ATGACCCAGCAAAACCTGTTTCTCGGCATCGACTGCGGTACCCAAGGCACCAAGGCCATTGTCCTCGACGCGTCCAGCGGCCAGGTACTCGGCCTCGGCGCCGCAGCCCACACACTGATCAGCGGCGCCAACGGACGGCGCGAGCAGCACACCCAGGAATGGCTGGACGCCTTTACCGAAGCCACCCACCGCGCCCTGCAACAGGCCGGCGTGGATGGCCAGGACATCCTCGGTATCGGCGTGTCCGGGCAACAGCACGGCCTGGTATTGCTCGATGACCAAGGCCACGTACTGCGCCCGGCCAAGTTGTGGTGCGACACCGAAACCGCGCCAGAGAACGACCGCCTGCTGGCGTACCTGGGCGGCGAGAACGGCTCGCTGGAGCGCCTGGGCGTCGCCATTGCGCCCGGCTACACCGTGTCCAAGCTGCTATGGACCCGCGAACAACACCCGGACATCTTCGCGCGTATCGCGCATATCCTGCTGCCCCACGACTACCTCAACTATTGGCTTACCGGTCGCGCCGTCGCCGAGTACGGCGATGCTTCGGGCACCGGCTATTTCAACGTGCGCAGCCGTGAGTGGGATGTGGCACTGCTCAGGCACATCGACCCGAGCGGTCGCCTGGAACACGCCTTGCCGCAGTTGATAGAGGCTGACCAAACCGTTGGCACCGTCCTGCCTGCCATCGCCGAACGCCTGGGCATCAACCCCAACGCCATCGTCTCCAGTGGCGGCGGCGACAACATGATGGGCGCCATTGGCACCGGGAACATAGCTCCGGGCGTGATCACCATGAGCCTGGGCTCGTCGGGCACCGTGTATGCGTTTGCCGACCAGCCCAACGTCAGCCCGCAAGCCTCGGTCGCCACCTTCTGTTCGTCCAGCGGCGGTTGGCTGCCATTGATTTGCACCATGAACCTGACCAACGCCACCGGGGTGATCCGCGAGCTGTTCGACCTCGACCTGGCCGCGTTCAATACGCTGGTCGAGCACGCCCCCATCGGGGCCGACGGTGTGAGCATGCTGCCGTTCCTCAACGGCGAGCGCGTGCCCGCCCTGCCCCACGCCACCGGCAGCCTGCACGGCCTGACCATGACCAACCTGACCCGCGCCAACCTGTGCCGCGCCGTGGTCGAAGGCACCACCTTCGGCCTGCGCTATGGCCTCGACCTGCTGCGCCAGACAGGCCTGCAAAGCCAGAGCATCCGCTTGATCGGCGGGGGTTCGAAAAGCCCGGTGTGGCGGCAGATGGTTGCCGATATCATGAACACCGAAGTGATCTGCACCGAACAAAGCGAAGCCGCAGCCTTGGGCGCGGCCATCCAGGCGGCCTGGAGCCAGTCCGGCGAATCCCTGGCCAGCCTGTGCGACAAATGCGTGAGCGTCGACCCCGCCAGCCGTACGCTACCGGTGGCAGCCAGCGTCAGCGCCTATCAACAGGCTTACGAGCGCTATCAACAGCACGTGGCAACCCTTTAA
- a CDS encoding carbohydrate ABC transporter permease, with protein MTLQQSRRLQSLLLGTLAWAIAILIFFPIFWMVLTSFKTEIDAFATPPQFIFTPTLENYLHINERSNYFSYAWNSVLISFSATALCLLISVPAAYSMAFYETQRTKGTLLWMLSTKMLPPVGVLMPIYLLAKSFGLLDTRIALIIIYTLINLPIVVWMVYTYFKDIPKDILEAARLDGATLWQEMVRVLLPIAKGGLASTVLLSLILCWNEAFWSLNLTSSTAAPLTALIASYSSPEGLFWAKLSAVSTLACAPILIFGWISQKQLVRGLSFGAVK; from the coding sequence ATGACGCTCCAACAATCCCGCCGCCTGCAAAGCCTGTTGCTCGGCACCCTGGCCTGGGCCATCGCGATCCTGATTTTCTTCCCGATTTTCTGGATGGTGCTGACCAGCTTCAAGACCGAAATCGACGCGTTCGCCACGCCACCGCAGTTCATCTTCACCCCGACGCTGGAGAACTACCTGCACATCAACGAGCGCAGCAACTACTTCAGTTATGCGTGGAACTCGGTGTTGATCTCGTTCAGCGCCACCGCCCTTTGCCTGCTGATCTCGGTACCGGCCGCCTACTCCATGGCGTTCTACGAAACCCAGCGCACCAAAGGCACGCTGCTGTGGATGCTGTCCACCAAGATGCTGCCACCGGTGGGCGTGCTGATGCCGATCTACCTGCTGGCCAAGAGCTTTGGCCTGCTGGATACGCGCATTGCGTTGATCATCATCTACACCCTGATCAACCTGCCGATTGTGGTCTGGATGGTTTACACCTACTTCAAGGACATTCCCAAGGACATCCTCGAAGCCGCCCGCCTGGATGGCGCCACCCTGTGGCAGGAAATGGTCCGCGTGCTGCTGCCGATTGCCAAGGGCGGCCTGGCGTCCACCGTGCTGCTGTCGCTGATCCTGTGCTGGAACGAAGCGTTCTGGTCGCTGAACCTGACCTCGTCGACCGCTGCGCCGTTGACCGCATTGATCGCCTCCTACTCCAGCCCCGAAGGGTTGTTCTGGGCCAAATTGTCCGCCGTCTCGACGCTGGCCTGCGCGCCGATCCTGATCTTTGGCTGGATCAGCCAGAAGCAGCTGGTGCGCGGTTTGTCCTTCGGCGCCGTGAAATAA
- a CDS encoding DUF2790 domain-containing protein, whose product MKLRTLMLGAALALAAVSGLAQADDQTAAVKPVPYHYGLPMNIDKVLAMNETPTDECKVIKADIKFLDKAGKVEDVSYRKMSEACDFQN is encoded by the coding sequence ATGAAACTGCGCACGTTGATGCTCGGTGCCGCCCTTGCACTGGCGGCTGTGTCAGGCCTGGCCCAGGCCGACGATCAAACAGCCGCCGTCAAACCGGTGCCTTATCACTACGGCCTGCCGATGAACATCGACAAGGTCCTGGCCATGAACGAAACCCCGACTGACGAATGCAAGGTCATCAAGGCGGATATCAAGTTCCTGGACAAGGCGGGCAAGGTGGAAGACGTGAGCTATCGAAAAATGTCCGAAGCCTGCGATTTCCAGAACTGA
- a CDS encoding ABC transporter ATP-binding protein, translating into MANLKIKNLQKGFEGFSIIKGIDLEVNDKEFVVFVGPSGCGKSTLLRLIAGLEEVTEGTIELDGRDITEVTPAKRDLAMVFQTYALYPHMSVRKNMSFALDLAGVDKKLVDSKVSEAARILELGPLLERKPKQLSGGQRQRVAIGRAIVRNPKIFLFDEPLSNLDAALRVQMRLELARLHKELQATMIYVTHDQVEAMTLADKVVVLNSGRIEQVGSPLELYHQPANLFVAGFLGTPKMGFLKGKVTRVESQGCEVQLDAGTTISLPLSGATLSVGSAVTLGIRPEHLEIAAPGQTTLTVTADVGERLGSDTFCHVITANGEPLTMRIRGDMASQYGETLHLHLDPAHCHLFDTDGVAVARPLRAAA; encoded by the coding sequence ATGGCCAACCTGAAAATCAAGAATCTGCAAAAAGGCTTCGAAGGCTTTTCCATCATCAAGGGCATCGACCTGGAAGTGAACGACAAGGAGTTCGTGGTGTTCGTCGGCCCGTCAGGGTGCGGTAAATCCACCCTGCTGCGCCTGATCGCCGGTTTGGAAGAAGTGACGGAAGGCACCATCGAACTGGACGGCCGTGACATCACCGAAGTGACCCCGGCCAAGCGTGACCTGGCGATGGTGTTCCAGACCTACGCGCTGTACCCGCACATGAGTGTGCGCAAGAACATGTCGTTTGCCCTGGACCTGGCCGGCGTCGACAAGAAGCTGGTGGACAGCAAGGTCAGCGAAGCGGCGCGCATCCTTGAGCTGGGGCCGTTGCTGGAGCGCAAGCCCAAGCAACTGTCCGGCGGCCAGCGTCAGCGTGTAGCCATCGGCCGCGCGATTGTGCGTAACCCGAAGATCTTCCTGTTCGACGAACCGCTGTCCAACCTCGACGCCGCCCTGCGCGTGCAGATGCGCCTGGAGCTGGCACGCCTGCATAAAGAGTTGCAAGCGACCATGATCTACGTCACCCACGACCAGGTTGAAGCCATGACCCTGGCCGACAAAGTCGTGGTGCTGAACAGCGGCCGTATCGAGCAGGTCGGCTCGCCACTGGAGCTGTATCACCAACCCGCCAACCTGTTTGTGGCGGGCTTCCTGGGAACGCCGAAAATGGGCTTCCTCAAGGGCAAGGTCACCCGTGTCGAGAGCCAGGGTTGCGAGGTGCAGCTGGACGCCGGCACCACCATCAGCCTGCCCCTGAGCGGCGCCACGCTGAGCGTCGGCAGCGCCGTCACACTCGGCATTCGCCCGGAACACCTTGAAATCGCCGCCCCCGGCCAAACCACCCTGACCGTCACTGCCGATGTCGGCGAACGCCTGGGCAGCGACACGTTCTGCCACGTCATCACCGCCAACGGCGAGCCGCTGACCATGCGGATTCGCGGCGACATGGCCAGCCAGTACGGCGAGACGCTGCACCTGCACCTGGACCCGGCGCACTGCCATCTGTTCGACACCGACGGTGTAGCCGTGGCCCGCCCACTGCGCGCCGCCGCCTGA
- the map gene encoding type I methionyl aminopeptidase: MIKTAAQLAVMREAGRLLAQVFTMLDGFVAAGRSTLELDAAVEAFIRNDLNARPASLGQYDYPFSINTSINEVVCHGMPSAKEILKDGDIINIDITLEKGGFIADSSKMYMIGTVSPKARRLVEMTFEAMWAGIRQVKPGARLGDIGHAIQRHAQANGYSVVREYCGHGIGRQMHEEPQVLHFGRPGTGLELREGMVFTVEPMLNQGSSKVRSLKDGWTVVTKDNSLSAQWEHTVAVTADGFEVFTLQA; the protein is encoded by the coding sequence ATGATCAAGACTGCCGCACAACTGGCCGTGATGCGTGAAGCCGGGCGCCTGCTGGCACAGGTCTTCACTATGCTCGATGGTTTCGTCGCCGCCGGCCGCTCGACCCTGGAGCTGGACGCCGCCGTCGAAGCCTTCATCCGCAACGACCTCAACGCCCGCCCCGCCAGCCTGGGACAGTACGACTACCCCTTCTCCATCAACACCTCAATCAACGAAGTGGTGTGCCACGGCATGCCCAGCGCCAAGGAAATCCTCAAGGACGGCGACATCATCAACATCGACATCACCCTGGAAAAAGGCGGCTTTATCGCCGACTCCAGCAAGATGTACATGATCGGCACCGTTTCCCCCAAGGCCAGGCGCCTCGTGGAAATGACCTTCGAAGCGATGTGGGCCGGTATCCGCCAGGTCAAGCCTGGCGCCCGCCTGGGCGACATCGGCCACGCGATCCAGCGCCATGCGCAAGCCAACGGCTACAGCGTGGTACGCGAGTATTGCGGCCACGGCATCGGCCGGCAGATGCACGAAGAACCGCAGGTCCTGCACTTCGGCCGTCCCGGCACCGGGCTGGAACTGCGTGAAGGCATGGTGTTTACCGTGGAGCCAATGCTCAACCAGGGCAGCTCGAAAGTGCGCAGCCTCAAGGATGGGTGGACCGTGGTCACCAAGGACAACAGCCTGTCGGCGCAGTGGGAACACACGGTGGCAGTGACCGCGGATGGCTTTGAGGTGTTTACGTTGCAGGCCTAG
- a CDS encoding mannitol dehydrogenase family protein gives MKLNKQNLTQLAPDVKIPAYAIADTRQGIAHIGVGGFHRAHQAYYTDALMNTGEGLDWSICGVGLRAEDRKARDDLAGQDYLFTLYELGDTDDTEVRVIGSISDMLLAEDGAQALIDKLASPQIRIVSLTITEGGYCIDDSNGEFMAHLPQIQHDLAHPTAPRTVFGFICAALTKRRAAGTPAFTVMSCDNLPHNGAVTRKALLAFAALHNAELHDWIKANVSFPNAMVDRITPMTSTAHRLQLHDDHGVDDAWPVVCEPFVQWVLEDKFVNGRPAWEKVGVQFTDDVTPYEEMKIGLLNGSHLALTYLGFLKGYRFVHETMNDPVFVAYMRAYMDLDVTPNLAPVPGIDLTEYKQTLVDRFSNQAIADQLERVCSDGSSKFPKFTVPTINRLIADGRETERAALVVAAWALYLKGVDEQGVSYQIPDPRAAFCQGLVSDDGLISKRLLGVEEIFGTAIPNSPAFVAAFERCFVSLRDKGVTQTLQSLLKKPA, from the coding sequence ATGAAACTGAATAAACAGAACCTCACTCAATTGGCGCCGGACGTGAAAATCCCGGCCTATGCCATTGCCGATACCCGCCAGGGCATCGCCCATATCGGTGTCGGTGGTTTTCACCGTGCGCACCAGGCGTATTACACCGATGCGTTGATGAACACGGGGGAAGGCCTGGACTGGAGCATCTGCGGCGTCGGCCTGCGTGCCGAGGACCGCAAGGCCCGCGATGACCTGGCCGGCCAGGACTACCTGTTCACCCTGTATGAACTGGGCGACACCGACGACACCGAAGTGCGCGTGATCGGCTCGATCAGCGACATGCTGTTGGCAGAAGACGGCGCCCAGGCATTGATCGATAAACTCGCCAGCCCGCAGATTCGCATCGTCTCGTTGACCATCACCGAAGGCGGCTACTGCATCGACGACAGCAACGGCGAATTCATGGCGCACCTGCCGCAGATTCAGCACGACCTGGCCCACCCGACGGCGCCCAGAACCGTGTTCGGCTTCATCTGCGCCGCCCTGACCAAACGCCGCGCTGCCGGCACCCCGGCGTTCACCGTGATGTCCTGCGATAACCTGCCGCACAACGGCGCCGTGACGCGCAAGGCGCTGCTGGCGTTCGCGGCCCTGCACAATGCCGAACTGCACGACTGGATCAAGGCCAACGTGAGCTTCCCGAATGCCATGGTCGACCGCATTACACCGATGACCAGCACCGCGCACCGCCTGCAATTGCACGACGATCACGGCGTTGACGATGCCTGGCCGGTGGTGTGCGAACCTTTCGTGCAGTGGGTGCTGGAAGACAAATTCGTCAACGGTCGCCCGGCCTGGGAAAAGGTCGGCGTGCAGTTCACCGATGACGTCACGCCTTATGAAGAAATGAAGATCGGCCTGCTCAACGGCAGCCACCTGGCGCTGACCTACCTGGGGTTTCTCAAGGGTTATCGGTTTGTGCACGAGACCATGAATGACCCGGTGTTCGTGGCCTACATGCGCGCCTACATGGACCTGGACGTCACGCCGAACCTGGCGCCAGTGCCGGGCATCGATTTGACCGAGTACAAGCAGACGCTGGTGGACCGCTTCTCCAACCAGGCAATTGCCGATCAGCTGGAGCGGGTGTGCTCGGATGGTTCGTCGAAGTTTCCCAAGTTCACCGTGCCGACCATCAATCGCCTGATTGCCGATGGACGCGAGACTGAGCGCGCAGCGCTGGTGGTGGCGGCCTGGGCGTTGTACCTCAAGGGCGTGGATGAGCAGGGGGTGAGCTACCAGATTCCCGATCCGCGTGCAGCGTTTTGCCAGGGGCTGGTGAGTGATGATGGGTTGATCAGTAAACGCTTGCTGGGGGTGGAGGAGATTTTTGGCACGGCTATTCCCAACTCCCCTGCGTTTGTGGCAGCGTTCGAGCGGTGTTTCGTGAGTTTGCGCGACAAGGGCGTGACACAAACCCTGCAAAGTCTCTTGAAGAAACCGGCTTGA
- a CDS encoding DUF1652 domain-containing protein encodes MLSELELRSIIEGSFLPKRCECIKAEDASLTIKVYDDRDRDRVDLEVKGINADKLDSSRAICNLITGLREDLKHTHAPVLQRASERGVY; translated from the coding sequence ATGCTTTCGGAATTAGAACTTCGCAGCATTATTGAAGGAAGTTTCCTGCCCAAACGGTGCGAATGCATCAAAGCCGAAGATGCCTCGTTGACGATCAAGGTCTATGACGACCGTGACCGTGATCGGGTGGATCTGGAAGTCAAAGGCATTAACGCGGACAAACTCGACAGCAGTCGAGCCATTTGCAACCTGATCACCGGGCTGCGCGAAGACCTCAAGCACACCCACGCACCCGTCCTTCAACGAGCGTCGGAGCGCGGCGTCTACTAG
- the ilvA gene encoding threonine ammonia-lyase, biosynthetic gives MSTCTAPYSADPGLLEHYVKKILAAPVYDLAVRTPLQAAPALSALLGNQVLLKREDLQPTFSFKIRGAYNKLVQLTPGQKARGVVTASAGNHAQGVALAARELGIEARIVMPASTPELKVLGVRSRGAQAVLHGASFPFALAHALQLAESSGCTFVSPFDDPDVIAGQGTVAMEILRQQQGPLDAIFVPVGGGGLIAGIAAYVKYLRPEVRIIGVEPEGSSCLLAALRAGERVVLPSVDGFADGTAVAQVGAYGFEICRDWVDEVITVSNDELCSAIKLIYDDTRSITEPSGALAVAGIRQYVASHNLHGQTLVAINSGANINFDSLRHVAERAAAQGAVQSQAQG, from the coding sequence ATGAGCACCTGCACCGCGCCTTACTCTGCCGACCCGGGACTGCTTGAACATTACGTGAAAAAGATTCTTGCTGCCCCGGTGTACGACCTGGCGGTGCGCACGCCCTTGCAGGCGGCCCCGGCCTTGTCGGCGCTGCTGGGTAACCAGGTATTGCTCAAGCGCGAAGACTTGCAACCGACCTTTTCCTTCAAGATTCGCGGCGCCTACAACAAGCTGGTGCAGCTCACGCCTGGGCAGAAAGCGCGTGGCGTCGTCACCGCGTCGGCCGGCAATCACGCCCAGGGCGTGGCCCTGGCGGCGCGGGAGCTGGGGATCGAGGCGCGCATTGTCATGCCCGCCAGCACCCCTGAGCTCAAGGTGCTGGGCGTGCGTTCACGCGGCGCGCAAGCGGTGCTGCACGGCGCGAGCTTCCCCTTTGCCCTGGCCCATGCGCTGCAGTTGGCCGAGTCGTCCGGCTGCACCTTCGTCTCGCCGTTCGATGACCCGGACGTAATTGCCGGCCAAGGCACCGTGGCCATGGAGATCCTGCGCCAACAGCAAGGGCCGTTGGACGCGATCTTCGTGCCGGTGGGCGGCGGTGGCCTGATCGCCGGCATTGCCGCGTACGTCAAATACCTGCGGCCCGAGGTGCGCATCATCGGCGTCGAACCCGAAGGGTCCAGTTGCCTGTTGGCGGCGCTGCGGGCCGGTGAACGGGTGGTGCTGCCCAGCGTTGACGGGTTTGCCGACGGCACGGCGGTGGCGCAGGTCGGCGCCTACGGGTTCGAGATCTGCCGGGACTGGGTGGATGAGGTCATCACCGTCAGTAATGACGAACTGTGCAGCGCCATCAAGCTGATCTACGACGACACACGTTCCATCACCGAGCCGTCCGGCGCGTTGGCAGTCGCCGGCATTCGTCAATACGTGGCCAGCCACAATCTGCATGGGCAGACCCTGGTGGCGATCAATTCCGGGGCGAATATCAACTTCGATAGTTTGCGACATGTTGCCGAAAGGGCCGCTGCGCAAGGCGCCGTTCAATCCCAAGCGCAGGGTTAA
- a CDS encoding ParD-like family protein, with translation MGIVKITDQLHEQLRLASAAMDRSINAQAEFWIKIGLLAELNPHLPYNELINKLLLDKPDLIRGRS, from the coding sequence ATGGGCATCGTCAAGATCACCGACCAATTGCACGAACAACTGCGCCTGGCCAGCGCTGCGATGGACCGCTCCATCAACGCCCAGGCTGAATTCTGGATCAAGATCGGGCTGCTCGCAGAACTCAACCCCCACCTGCCCTACAACGAGTTGATCAACAAACTGTTGCTGGACAAGCCAGACCTGATCCGGGGGCGCAGTTGA
- a CDS encoding carbohydrate kinase family protein, with translation MYLVCGEALFDFFSEEDASGQASKVNYKAIAGGSPFNVAVGLRRLGIEAGLFGGLSTDFLGRRLLQVLKDEGVSEQFLVEFAAPTTLSMVAVGANGSPQYNFRGEGCADRLLEVAHLPALGAEIRGLHVGSFSLVVQPVGDTLLNLVRRESGQRLISLDPNVRLNPQPDIQLWRDRVAELVKHADLIKVSDEDLHLLYPDQSPESVLQGWLQHRCQLVFLTRGGDGASVFSRQHGNWSQPAVKVVMADTVGAGDTFQAALIAWLTEQQRDSVEGLQQLTRAQIDAMLGFAIRAAALTCGKTGPDLPYRHQLG, from the coding sequence ATGTATCTGGTGTGTGGCGAAGCGCTGTTTGATTTTTTCAGCGAGGAAGATGCCAGTGGGCAGGCTTCCAAGGTCAACTACAAGGCAATTGCCGGCGGCTCGCCGTTCAACGTCGCCGTGGGGCTGCGCCGGCTGGGCATCGAGGCCGGGTTGTTCGGTGGCTTGTCCACCGACTTCCTGGGCCGCCGCTTGCTGCAGGTGCTCAAGGATGAAGGGGTCAGCGAGCAGTTCCTGGTGGAATTCGCCGCACCGACCACCTTGTCGATGGTCGCCGTGGGCGCCAATGGTTCACCGCAATACAACTTTCGCGGCGAAGGCTGTGCCGATCGGCTGCTGGAAGTCGCCCACCTGCCGGCGCTGGGGGCTGAGATTCGCGGCCTGCATGTGGGCTCGTTCTCGCTGGTCGTGCAACCGGTTGGCGACACCCTGCTGAACCTGGTCAGGCGCGAAAGTGGCCAACGCCTGATCAGCCTCGACCCCAACGTGCGTCTCAACCCGCAACCGGATATCCAGTTGTGGCGCGACCGCGTGGCGGAATTGGTCAAGCATGCCGACCTGATCAAGGTCAGCGACGAGGACCTGCACCTGCTCTACCCCGACCAGTCGCCGGAAAGCGTGCTACAGGGCTGGTTGCAACACCGTTGCCAGCTGGTCTTCCTGACACGGGGCGGCGACGGCGCCAGTGTGTTCAGCCGCCAGCACGGCAACTGGTCGCAACCTGCAGTCAAGGTGGTAATGGCCGATACGGTGGGTGCCGGTGATACCTTCCAGGCCGCGTTGATTGCCTGGCTGACCGAGCAGCAGCGGGATTCAGTCGAGGGCCTGCAACAGCTCACGCGTGCCCAGATCGACGCGATGCTGGGCTTCGCCATTCGCGCCGCCGCGCTGACGTGTGGCAAGACCGGACCAGACCTGCCGTACCGCCACCAGCTTGGATGA